From the Chloroflexus aurantiacus J-10-fl genome, one window contains:
- the phoU gene encoding phosphate signaling complex protein PhoU, with protein sequence MVRERYIRQISALREDLLRMFSMVEQQLLRAIRCLETWDSTAAAQIINDDRQIDDAWRALEESVIHVLATQQPVVASDLRLTSVVSAIASELERIGDYANSIAKRVRRASRRAVFIPPPPQIHEMAQLALQMLNTSLEAFLRQDADLARSLTAHDERVDELEDTLRELIIAEARQDPDRFEAALDLLDMVHALERTADRATNIGERVIYLATNSQTTLN encoded by the coding sequence ATGGTGCGCGAGCGATATATTCGGCAGATCAGTGCCCTGCGCGAAGATTTGCTGCGGATGTTCAGTATGGTCGAGCAGCAGTTGCTGCGGGCGATTCGCTGTCTGGAGACGTGGGACTCGACGGCTGCGGCGCAGATTATCAACGATGATCGGCAGATTGATGATGCCTGGCGTGCGCTCGAAGAGAGTGTGATTCACGTGCTGGCCACCCAACAGCCGGTAGTAGCTTCTGATTTGCGTCTCACCAGTGTGGTGTCGGCGATTGCCAGTGAGCTTGAGCGGATTGGTGATTACGCGAATAGCATTGCCAAGCGGGTCCGGCGGGCTTCGCGGCGTGCAGTCTTCATTCCGCCACCTCCCCAGATTCACGAGATGGCGCAGTTGGCACTGCAAATGTTGAATACCAGCCTGGAGGCGTTTTTGCGGCAGGACGCTGATCTGGCTCGCTCGCTGACTGCCCACGATGAGCGGGTTGATGAACTGGAAGACACCCTCCGCGAGTTGATCATTGCCGAGGCGCGTCAAGACCCGGATCGCTTTGAGGCAGCGCTCGATCTCCTCGATATGGTGCATGCGCTGGAGCGAACTGCTGATCGGGCGACAAATATCGGCGAGCGTGTGATCTATCTGGCGACGAACAGTCAGACAACATTGAATTGA
- a CDS encoding cysteine hydrolase family protein, producing the protein MAAITDLARRSTPFLDYLEAWYTNLPQVDLATIVGTTPERVALCSIDMINGFCKEGPLAGPRVGALIEPVVQIFRRAYDLGVRAFVLTQDTHDPATPEFAAYPPHCLAGTAESQTIRELAELPFADQIVVIEKNSLSSHLGTRFGSWLAEHPQLDTFVLVGDCTDLCVYSAAMHLRLEANALNLKRRVIVAANAVDTFDTPVEVARNLGIYAHDGDLHHVLFLHHMAQNGVEVMNIA; encoded by the coding sequence ATGGCTGCGATTACAGACCTGGCCCGGCGCAGTACACCATTTCTCGACTATCTGGAAGCGTGGTACACGAATCTGCCCCAGGTCGATCTGGCGACGATTGTTGGCACTACCCCAGAGCGCGTTGCTCTCTGCTCGATTGATATGATCAACGGCTTCTGCAAAGAGGGTCCTCTGGCCGGCCCACGGGTGGGTGCTCTGATTGAGCCGGTTGTGCAGATCTTCCGGCGCGCTTACGATCTGGGGGTACGTGCGTTTGTGTTAACGCAGGACACCCACGATCCGGCGACGCCAGAATTTGCCGCGTATCCACCCCACTGCCTCGCCGGTACTGCCGAGAGCCAGACGATTCGTGAGCTGGCCGAGTTGCCGTTCGCCGATCAGATTGTGGTGATTGAGAAGAATTCGCTCAGTTCTCATCTGGGTACTCGCTTTGGGTCGTGGCTGGCCGAGCATCCCCAGCTTGATACGTTTGTGCTGGTTGGCGATTGTACTGATCTGTGTGTGTATAGTGCGGCTATGCACCTGCGCCTGGAGGCGAATGCGCTTAATCTCAAGCGACGGGTTATTGTGGCGGCAAATGCGGTTGATACGTTCGATACGCCGGTAGAAGTTGCGCGCAACCTGGGCATCTACGCCCACGACGGCGATCTGCACCATGTCCTCTTCCTGCATCATATGGCGCAGAATGGCGTGGAGGTCATGAATATTGCGTAG
- the metH gene encoding methionine synthase: MSRPTYLQALAERVLIFDGAMGTSIDTFDLTAADYGGEATFGCRDYLVITRPDVIEAIHTSFLEAGCDVLETCTFQSTRPRLAEWGLGERTVEINRAAAALARRVADRFAARDGRPRYVAGSMGPTGKLPSSDDPALSDITFAELSDIYYEQAIGLIEGGVDLLLVETSVDILEVKAALDGIRRAKIDLQRPDIAVQAQVFLDLSGRMLLGTDVPAMIATLEAMPVDVIGLNCSTGPEHMRAAIQYLTTHSRKPISCIPNAGLPLEVDGRTVYPMEPEPFAAILGEFVREYGVAVVGGCCGTRPAHIARLRQILGDAPRPKQRQVEYIPSVSSGIRAAALRQDATLTMIGERLNTLGSRKVKRLLLRDDYDGALEVAREQVESGAHMLDVCVAMTERNDEKEQMTRLIKKLTLNIELPLVIDTTEADVLEAALSIYPGRALINSVSLEGGRGAKIDKVLPLAARYGAAVIAMTIDEEGMAHTAERKVAIAERIARIAQEEYGIPAEALVFDVLTFPITTGQEELRYSAIETLEGIRLVKQRIPGCFTTLGVSNLSFGVAPHARAALNSVFLYHAVAAGLDTAIINPAHVTPYAEIDPAQREVCEDLIFARREDALARFIAYFEQHAASQDNEREDPTAAMTVDQRLHWKILHRKKEGIEDDIDQAVDQRLQASGLRLSDPAAALRNEHGTSPQGQAAVDVLNTVLLPAMKEVGDLFGAGQLILPFVLQSAEAMKKAVARLERYLDRIEGASKGKVVLATVYGDVHDIGKNLVYTILSNNGYTVYDLGKQVPINTIIEKALEVQADAIGLSALLVSTSKQMPLCVQELYRRGIHIPVLVGGAAINRQYGQRITFVDDEEPYPAGVFYCKDAFEGLETMDRLSDPATREQFIEQTIREAANVLHRRVTGRVALTELGEAAKASADGVRSAVRTDVPVPVPPFWGWRATSRIRLSDVVECLDRNSLYRLQWGAKNAKGAEWERLRTEFDQKVRELIAEAERDGWLQPRVIYGYFPVQSDGLELIVYDPADRRRELTRFVFPRQPARERLCISDYFRSVESGEYDLAAFQIVTMGSAVDELVETLQQRGDYSRSYYIHGLGVSLAEALAEYTNRIIRQGLGLDERRGKRYSWGYPACPDLAEHAKLWQILPGEEIGVTLTEAFQLVPEQSTAAIVVHHPEAKYFSIGSALERAEMDQRGDD; encoded by the coding sequence GTGAGTCGACCAACCTATCTTCAGGCGTTAGCCGAACGGGTTTTGATTTTCGACGGGGCCATGGGGACCTCGATTGATACCTTCGATCTGACAGCCGCTGATTACGGGGGCGAAGCAACGTTTGGTTGCCGTGATTATCTGGTGATCACGCGCCCTGATGTGATCGAGGCGATCCATACCTCTTTTCTTGAGGCCGGCTGTGATGTGCTTGAGACGTGTACGTTCCAGAGCACCCGGCCACGACTGGCCGAATGGGGGTTGGGCGAACGCACGGTCGAGATCAATCGGGCGGCTGCCGCGTTGGCCCGTCGTGTTGCTGATCGGTTCGCCGCTCGTGATGGTCGGCCACGCTATGTTGCCGGTTCGATGGGGCCAACCGGTAAGTTGCCCTCTTCCGACGATCCGGCGCTGAGTGATATTACGTTCGCCGAGCTGTCGGATATTTACTACGAGCAGGCAATCGGTTTGATCGAGGGTGGTGTTGATCTGCTGCTGGTCGAGACAAGTGTTGATATTCTTGAGGTCAAAGCTGCTCTCGACGGCATTCGGCGGGCGAAGATTGATCTTCAGCGACCCGATATTGCAGTGCAGGCTCAGGTGTTTCTCGATCTGTCGGGCCGTATGTTGCTCGGTACTGATGTGCCGGCTATGATCGCGACGCTCGAAGCAATGCCGGTTGATGTGATCGGGTTGAATTGCAGCACCGGCCCCGAACATATGCGGGCGGCCATTCAGTATCTCACTACCCACTCGCGCAAACCGATCTCGTGTATCCCGAACGCCGGCTTACCGCTAGAGGTCGATGGCCGCACGGTCTATCCAATGGAGCCGGAGCCGTTTGCGGCTATTCTGGGTGAGTTTGTGCGTGAGTATGGAGTCGCTGTGGTCGGCGGTTGCTGTGGTACCCGTCCTGCCCACATTGCCCGCTTGCGCCAGATATTGGGTGACGCACCGCGCCCGAAGCAGCGGCAGGTTGAGTATATTCCGAGCGTGAGTTCGGGGATTCGGGCTGCCGCATTACGCCAGGACGCAACCCTGACCATGATCGGCGAGCGCCTGAATACGCTCGGTTCACGGAAGGTGAAGCGCTTACTGCTGCGTGATGATTACGATGGCGCTCTGGAAGTCGCCCGTGAACAGGTTGAGAGTGGCGCGCATATGCTCGATGTCTGTGTAGCCATGACCGAGCGCAATGACGAAAAAGAGCAGATGACGCGCCTGATCAAAAAGCTGACGCTCAACATCGAGCTACCGCTGGTCATTGACACTACCGAGGCCGATGTTCTCGAAGCAGCCTTGTCGATCTATCCCGGTCGTGCACTGATCAACTCGGTCTCGCTTGAAGGCGGGCGTGGCGCTAAGATTGATAAGGTGTTGCCACTGGCAGCCCGCTACGGCGCAGCCGTGATCGCGATGACCATCGATGAGGAGGGCATGGCCCACACTGCTGAACGCAAGGTCGCCATTGCCGAACGCATCGCCCGCATCGCTCAAGAGGAATACGGTATTCCCGCCGAAGCGCTGGTGTTTGATGTGCTGACCTTCCCGATTACGACCGGTCAGGAAGAGTTGCGCTATTCGGCCATCGAAACGCTGGAAGGGATTCGCCTGGTCAAGCAGCGGATTCCCGGCTGTTTCACCACGCTTGGTGTCAGCAACCTGAGCTTCGGTGTTGCCCCGCATGCCCGTGCTGCGCTCAATTCGGTCTTTCTCTATCACGCTGTGGCTGCCGGATTGGATACCGCGATCATCAATCCGGCGCATGTCACCCCGTATGCCGAGATCGATCCGGCTCAGCGCGAAGTGTGCGAAGACCTGATCTTTGCTCGCCGCGAAGATGCCCTGGCACGCTTTATCGCCTATTTCGAGCAGCATGCGGCTTCGCAGGATAATGAACGCGAAGACCCAACTGCTGCGATGACGGTTGATCAGCGCCTGCATTGGAAAATCCTGCATCGTAAGAAGGAAGGCATTGAAGACGATATCGATCAGGCGGTTGATCAACGCTTGCAGGCGAGCGGTTTGCGCTTGAGCGATCCGGCGGCAGCGCTACGTAACGAACACGGTACCTCACCGCAAGGGCAGGCTGCGGTTGATGTGCTGAATACGGTTTTGCTGCCGGCTATGAAAGAAGTTGGCGATCTGTTCGGGGCTGGTCAGCTCATCCTGCCGTTTGTCTTGCAGAGTGCCGAAGCGATGAAGAAGGCGGTTGCCCGCCTTGAACGCTACCTTGATCGGATCGAAGGCGCAAGCAAAGGGAAGGTGGTGCTTGCCACCGTGTACGGCGACGTTCACGACATTGGCAAGAATCTGGTCTACACCATCCTCTCGAACAACGGCTACACGGTCTACGATCTCGGTAAGCAGGTACCGATTAATACGATCATCGAGAAAGCGCTCGAAGTACAGGCCGACGCTATCGGTCTCTCGGCGCTGCTGGTGAGTACCAGTAAGCAGATGCCGCTCTGTGTCCAGGAGCTGTACCGCCGTGGAATTCACATTCCGGTTCTGGTGGGTGGAGCGGCGATCAATCGTCAGTACGGTCAGCGGATCACCTTCGTTGATGATGAAGAGCCGTATCCTGCCGGGGTCTTCTACTGCAAAGATGCGTTCGAGGGATTGGAGACGATGGATCGCCTGAGCGATCCGGCGACACGCGAACAGTTTATCGAGCAGACGATCCGCGAGGCGGCGAATGTGCTTCACCGGCGCGTAACCGGTCGGGTCGCGCTCACCGAATTGGGTGAAGCGGCAAAAGCCAGTGCCGATGGTGTGCGGTCGGCTGTGCGCACCGACGTACCGGTACCGGTACCTCCGTTCTGGGGATGGCGGGCAACCAGCCGTATTCGCCTGAGCGACGTTGTGGAGTGCCTCGACCGCAACAGCCTGTATCGCTTACAGTGGGGGGCAAAGAACGCCAAAGGCGCCGAGTGGGAGCGCCTGCGCACCGAGTTTGATCAAAAAGTCCGGGAGCTGATCGCTGAAGCCGAGCGCGATGGCTGGCTTCAGCCGCGTGTCATCTACGGCTACTTCCCGGTGCAAAGTGATGGGCTGGAATTGATTGTCTACGATCCGGCAGATCGCCGTCGGGAACTGACGCGCTTCGTCTTTCCGCGCCAACCCGCCCGTGAACGGCTCTGCATCAGCGACTACTTCCGCAGTGTAGAGAGTGGCGAGTACGATCTGGCGGCATTCCAAATTGTTACCATGGGTAGCGCGGTTGATGAGCTGGTTGAAACCCTGCAACAACGCGGTGACTACAGCCGTAGCTACTACATCCATGGCCTGGGTGTCAGCCTGGCCGAGGCGCTGGCAGAGTACACCAACCGCATCATCCGCCAGGGCCTGGGCCTTGATGAACGGCGTGGCAAGCGCTACTCGTGGGGCTATCCGGCCTGTCCCGATCTGGCCGAGCATGCCAAACTCTGGCAGATTCTGCCCGGCGAAGAGATCGGGGTAACGCTGACCGAAGCCTTCCAGTTGGTGCCTGAGCAGAGTACGGCTGCCATCGTCGTGCATCATCCAGAAGCGAAGTACTTCAGTATCGGCAGCGCGCTCGAACGTGCAGAGATGGATCAGCGCGGTGATGATTAG